Part of the Desulfovibrio sp. TomC genome is shown below.
AGGGTGCTGGAACAGGTGGTGGCCTGGAGAGGTTGTCCCGCGAAGCTGCGCATGGATAATGGACCGGAACTCGTGTCCATGGCCCTGGCAGATTGGGCCGAAAAACGAGGCGTGGACCTGGAGTTCATCCAGCCAGGCAAGCCAACACAGAATTCGTACATCGAGCGGTTTAATCGCACCTTCCGCCATGAGGTACTGGACTTCTATATTTTCAGCAACTTGCGCGAAGTCCGAGAGATCGTAGAGGACTGGCTGAAGCAATACAACGAACAACGGCCCCATGAGTCACTCGGAGACCTCACCCCGTCCGAGTACCTCGCCATCAACTCGCCAGAGGTCTCAACTTTCGACTGGCACTAAGAATGGGAGGTTGACAATTTCTATAAAATATTGTAAATTTGAGCTATTGATGTAATTTTCTCCATCCAAGGAAATGGGGGCGACCATGAACGAACGCACTTCCAAGAAGCCCGGCATTGCGGCGACTATGTCGCCGCTCGCCGCAAGCACAAGGACTGTTTTCTGGACGAGATCGATCCCCTCATCGACTGGAAACCGATCGATAAAATGCTTCGCAAAATACTCAAGCGGGTGGTCAACGCCATCGGCAACCTGGCCGACCCACCACTACTCATATTCAAGATCCTTCTGCCCCAACGGTGGTACAACCTTAGCGACATGGTGGAGGAAGAGGCCTTGTGCGATCGCCTATCCTTTGTCCGGTTCACGGACCTCTCCCTGGACCACGACGAGGTGCCGGACTCCACCAGGCTCTACCGTTTCCGCCAGAGCCTAGTGAAGCGTAATATCTTCAAGTGTCTGCTGGACAAACTCAACCATCAGTTGGAACGCCAGGGATTGCTCGTCCGCGAAGGGATCATTGTCGATGCCAGCGTCGTTTCTTCCGCACGTCGTCCTATCAAAGTTCTCGACGTGCTGCCCGAGGAGCGCGAGAATGATTCCGGTGACGCGCCGGATGTTACCACCAGCTACTCTGAAGATGCCGACGCGGCTTGGCTGCGCAAGGGCAACCGAGCGTATTACGGCTACAAAATCCACGCCGCCACGGACAGCCGGGACGGTTTCATGCTCGGCGGACAATCGGTCCGATACGAAAGATTTCGTTACTGCGCTGGATGAAATCGATGTGCGAACGGGCGATAGTCTCTACGCGGACAAGGGGTACAGCAGCCAGTTGAACCGGTAAGTGCTTGCGGTCAGGGGGGGCTCGGACGGCATCATGCACAAGGCCGCCCGCACGCGGAATTCACGCTCGCCGAGAAAGTCGTCAACTGCCAAGCCTGTCGGGCAATGAAGAAAAACAGCTGTGAGCACTTACGCAATATTTGCTATTACCACAAGGAAATGATCTAGAGAAGTTTTCGAAATTTTAGCAAATTTGTATAGAACTTGTCTGAGATTAGGTTCTTGCCAGTCGTTAGCACATGTGCTTAAGGTCATCGCCTAAGTTAAGCGTTGCAACCACGATTAGACGGTCCAACTGAAAATCAGCAATTATATCAGCCGTGGACATCTCGGAAAATCAAAAATGTCCTTTGTGTATCATGGTTGATTTTTCGATGCCTGTTTGGGGGGGGGGGGGGGAGGATAATAAGTAGCATTTCGAAAGTCTTTTCTTTGACGGCTTAATCATCCATCTCAAAACGGAAACCAGAAGCACCAGCTAGGTATGGAGAAAATTATTATGCCAAATGATCCAGCATATATTAATAATTTTTCAACGTTTCCTGTCAGCACTATCCCACGACCTAAATACGATGGTATGACAAAAAGCTCTCTTTGCTGCCAAGCAGATTTCCTGACAAAGGATTTTGAATATTGGTGTACAATAATTAATCGCGAAATTATTTGTAATAGAAAATTATGGGAGTGGGTTTATATTTTGCAATCTCTTTCACAACGCGGAATGTTAGGTGAAGGGAAAAAAGGTCTTGGTTTTGCTGTTGGCCACGAACCATTGCCAGCAGCTTTTGCTTCACTCGGATGTGAAATTTTGGCTACTGATATTGAGCCTGATCTAGGAGCAACAAGAGGATGGGAGGATGGTGGACAGCTTTGTAAAGGTCTTATGGACTTATATGACCCTAACATCTGTACAGAAGAAGTTTTTCGCACCAAGGTGTCGTATACTGCGTTAAATATGAATAGTATT
Proteins encoded:
- a CDS encoding IS5/IS1182 family transposase: MLRKILKRVVNAIGNLADPPLLIFKILLPQRWYNLSDMVEEEALCDRLSFVRFTDLSLDHDEVPDSTRLYRFRQSLVKRNIFKCLLDKLNHQLERQGLLVREGIIVDASVVSSARRPIKVLDVLPEERENDSGDAPDVTTSYSEDADAAWLRKGNRAYYGYKIHAATDSRDGFMLGGQSVRYERFRYCAG
- a CDS encoding integrase core domain-containing protein; protein product: RVLEQVVAWRGCPAKLRMDNGPELVSMALADWAEKRGVDLEFIQPGKPTQNSYIERFNRTFRHEVLDFYIFSNLREVREIVEDWLKQYNEQRPHESLGDLTPSEYLAINSPEVSTFDWH
- a CDS encoding SAM-dependent methyltransferase; protein product: MEKIIMPNDPAYINNFSTFPVSTIPRPKYDGMTKSSLCCQADFLTKDFEYWCTIINREIICNRKLWEWVYILQSLSQRGMLGEGKKGLGFAVGHEPLPAAFASLGCEILATDIEPDLGATRGWEDGGQLCKGLMDLYDPNICTEEVFRTKVSYTALNMNSIGSEFVDFDFNWSSCAFEHLGSIEMGVSFILNQMNTLKSGGVAVHTTEYNISSNNETLNEEVGVVYRRQDIERIACALRSLGHSVAELDFSLGWFPYDYTIDTPPFCSSPHIRLLLGHFVCTSLGLVITKK